In the genome of Desulfovibrio desulfuricans, one region contains:
- a CDS encoding DUF4881 domain-containing protein produces MKIRNLMLMLAMAFSVAMLTGCNFDGGVEQGRCVAYDANAQTLTIVVDVTHDQFNPHYSGGTHTFKLPVESKDMGPVPAVGGRLMIDTAKNTVLVYDQKTSSVREVSVQFTDVEKNVGSDHPKVKGKTFPVIDKEQQTVTVYSGRQKSLLTFKIPADAQDLPAYVWTAGDEMRIAFRNAEKTQAIRVMNVTKTNIFKK; encoded by the coding sequence ATGAAAATTCGTAACCTAATGCTTATGCTGGCGATGGCCTTCTCGGTCGCAATGCTCACCGGCTGCAACTTTGACGGGGGCGTGGAACAGGGCCGCTGCGTGGCCTATGACGCCAACGCCCAAACCCTCACCATCGTGGTGGACGTGACGCACGACCAGTTTAACCCGCACTACAGCGGCGGCACGCATACCTTCAAGCTGCCTGTGGAATCCAAGGACATGGGGCCGGTACCCGCCGTCGGCGGCCGCCTGATGATCGACACCGCCAAGAACACCGTGCTGGTGTATGACCAAAAGACCAGCAGCGTGCGTGAAGTGTCCGTGCAGTTTACCGATGTGGAAAAGAACGTGGGCTCCGACCATCCCAAGGTCAAGGGCAAGACCTTCCCCGTCATCGACAAGGAACAGCAGACCGTGACCGTGTACTCTGGCCGCCAGAAGTCGCTGCTCACTTTCAAGATTCCTGCCGACGCACAAGACCTGCCCGCGTATGTGTGGACTGCTGGCGACGAAATGCGCATCGCCTTCAGAAATGCTGAAAAGACTCAGGCCATACGCGTCATGAACGTGACCAAGACCAACATCTTCAAGAAGTAA
- a CDS encoding YchJ family protein, with protein MSQLCPCGSGLALDQCCGPHIEGASWPQNAENLMRSRYTAYVLGRHQWLVETTHPDYRENVDADKLAEQTKDITWLRLDIAATENDVPAGKNGELFDVVEFYAYYELEGIPRQLGERSFFQRKDDKIYYVDGVALRPDAYRRQEPKVGRNDPCPCGSGKKYKKCCGAAKS; from the coding sequence ATGTCTCAACTTTGCCCCTGCGGCAGCGGTCTGGCTCTGGACCAATGCTGCGGCCCCCACATTGAAGGCGCGTCCTGGCCCCAGAACGCGGAAAACCTCATGCGCTCGCGCTATACGGCCTATGTGCTTGGCCGTCACCAATGGCTTGTGGAAACCACGCACCCCGATTACCGGGAAAATGTGGACGCCGACAAGCTGGCCGAACAAACCAAGGATATCACATGGCTGCGGCTTGATATCGCAGCTACTGAAAACGACGTGCCCGCCGGTAAAAACGGCGAGCTTTTTGATGTGGTTGAGTTTTATGCCTATTACGAGCTGGAGGGCATCCCCCGTCAGCTGGGCGAACGCAGCTTTTTTCAGCGCAAGGACGACAAGATATATTATGTGGACGGCGTGGCCCTCAGGCCTGATGCCTACCGCAGGCAGGAGCCCAAGGTAGGGCGCAATGATCCCTGCCCGTGCGGCAGCGGCAAAAAATACAAAAAATGCTGCGGGGCCGCCAAATCCTGA